A single region of the Nocardioides ochotonae genome encodes:
- the rplK gene encoding 50S ribosomal protein L11 has translation MPPKKKIAALVKVQLQAGAATPAPPVGTALGPHGVNIMEFCKAYNAQTESMRGNVIPVEITIYEDRSFTFVTKTPPAAELIKKAAGLQKGSGVPHTQKVGKLTKDQVREIAQTKLPDLNANDIDAAMKIVEGTARSMGVTTD, from the coding sequence ATGCCTCCCAAGAAGAAGATCGCTGCACTGGTCAAGGTGCAGCTCCAGGCTGGCGCCGCGACCCCGGCCCCGCCGGTCGGTACCGCGCTCGGTCCGCACGGCGTCAACATCATGGAGTTCTGCAAGGCGTACAACGCCCAGACGGAGTCCATGCGCGGCAACGTGATCCCCGTCGAGATCACCATCTACGAGGACCGCTCCTTCACCTTCGTCACGAAGACCCCGCCGGCCGCCGAGCTGATCAAGAAGGCCGCTGGCCTCCAGAAGGGCTCGGGCGTCCCGCACACGCAGAAGGTCGGCAAGCTGACCAAGGACCAGGTCCGCGAGATCGCGCAGACCAAGCTCCCCGACCTCAACGCCAACGACATCGACGCCGCGATGAAGATCGTCGAGGGCACCGCCCGCTCCATGGGCGTCACCACCGACTGA